The following proteins are co-located in the Aquarana catesbeiana isolate 2022-GZ linkage group LG02, ASM4218655v1, whole genome shotgun sequence genome:
- the LOC141129615 gene encoding olfactory receptor 1M1-like → MDNQTAHFEFELTGFPGVPQKFHMLMSFFLFIIYNIMFITNGAVFIVIILKEKLHEPMYILIANLAFSDFLFDTATLPKLIAKYWFDGGKISFLACFAQMHLVHWLAVVDSFILMLMAFDRYIAICYPLRYSSTVTIKLTLFSCSFMWFSAAIITVDFIIIAKYPFCGPNKIVSFFCNSSTIMRLACADVNSARENLLTVALVVLFGTLTLIILSYIAILFSLFSLSHSSGWRKAFNTCVTHLFVNVLFYIPRVFVYIANYVKLVLTPDLGVFLIVLQSYLPHLGNPFIYCLRTEEIKKIISSTFKRNVNLKV, encoded by the coding sequence ATGGATAACCAAACTGCTCATTTTGAATTTGAACTTACTGGTTTCCCAGGAGTCCCTCAGAAGTTCCATATGCTGATGTCgttctttttatttattatatacaaCATAATGTTTATCACCAATGGTGCTGTTTTCATTGTGATTATCCTAAAGGAGAAGCTGCACGAGCCCATGTACATTCTAATCGCCAACTTAGCATTTTCTGACTTTCTCTTCGACACGGCTACCTTGCCTAAATTGATTGCCAAGTATTGGTTTGATGGTGGAAAAATATCTTTCCTTGCCTGCTTTGCGCAAATGCATCTGGTCCATTGGTTGGCCGTAGTGGACTCATTTATCCTTATGTTGATGGCATTTGACCGGTACATTGCTATCTGCTATCCACTGAGGTATTCGTCTACAGTTACCATCAAATTGACCCTGTTTAGCTGCAGTTTTATGTGGTTCTCTGCTGCTATCATCACAGTAGACTTCATAATAATTGCCAAATATCCATTCTGTGGGCCAAACAAGATCGTCAGCTTCTTCTGCAACAGCTCAACCATCATGCGCTTGGCTTGCGCCGATGTTAATTCCGCTCGAGAAAATCTTTTGactgtagctttagtggtgcttttcGGTACTCTAACCCTCATCATTTTATCCTATATCGCCATCTTGTTTTCTCTTTTCTCATTGAGCCATTCAAGCGGCTGGAGGAAGGCGTTTAATACATGTGTCACGCACTTATTTGTTAACGTCTTGTTTTATATCCCGCGGGTGTTTGTCTACATAGCCAATTATGTAAAGTTGGTCCTCACTCCTGACCTGGGGGTCTTCCTCATTGTCCTACAATCCTATCTGCCTCATCTAGGCAACCCTTTCATATATTGTCTGAGGACGGAGGAGATCAAGAAGATTATCTCCAGTACTTTTAAAAGGAATGTTAACTTGAAAGTATAA